The following proteins come from a genomic window of Rutidosis leptorrhynchoides isolate AG116_Rl617_1_P2 chromosome 10, CSIRO_AGI_Rlap_v1, whole genome shotgun sequence:
- the LOC139871692 gene encoding alpha-xylosidase 1-like produces the protein MVSLNSTPMFHFTLFLLVIFICVTSVFSSSKASSPAAAPIKIGNGYRLVSLQESSDGGLVGQLQVNQKNDIYGPDIQLLQLYIKHETDDRLRVHISDAQQQRWEVPYDLLPRSQPPPPSQLPIRRSPITDAKLSGSELSFNYISDPFSFAVKRTSTGETLFNSTSTDPTTNSLVFKDQYLEISTTLPKTASLYGLGENSQPHGIKLYPNDPYTLWTTDQSAINLNMDLYGSHPVYMDLRNVGGQAYAHGVLLLNSNGMDVFYKGSSLTYKVIGGIFDFYFFAGPTPLAVVDQYTQLIGRPAPMPYWSLGFHQCRWGYHNLSVVEDVVENYQKAKIPLDVIWNDDDHMDGHKDFTLNPNAYPRPKLLDFLQRIHARGMKYIVIIDPGIGVNTSYGTYNRGLAKDVFIKYEGKPYLAQVWPGPVNFPDFLNPTTVDWWGDEVRRFHELVPVDGLWIDMNEASNFCSGLCTIPKGQCPNVSGPGWDCCLDCKNITSTQWDDPPYKINASGKHVPIGFKTIATSAVHYNGVREYDVHSMYGFSHAIATHKALQALEGKRPFILSRSTFVGSGHYTAHWTGDNQGTWNDIKYSIYTMLNFGLFGIPMVGSDICGFYPQPTEELCNRWIELGAFYPFSRDHANYYSPRQELYQWESVAISARNALGMRYKLLPYLYTLTYEAHNTGAPIARPLFFSFPNNPELYGLSTQFLLGESLMVSPVLDQGQTNVSAVFPEGTWYSLFDPSQAINAKGTQTIVLQAPLHVINVHLYQNTILPMQKGGLRSKDARMTPFTLLVTFPVGATNAQAKGKLYLDDDELPEMRLGNGQSTYIDFTATASKQMVQVSSNVMESKFALDKGWIIEKITVLGSSGVGGSFAVEVEGDSDILDLSKVDLVETEHKFLDTSNDGVKSVMVEVGGLSIPIGKRFTMSWRMGIS, from the exons ATGGTGTCTTTAAACTCGACACCTATGTTtcattttacattatttttacttGTAATTTTCATTTGTGTAACAAGTGTTTTTTCTTCTTCAAAAGCTAGTTCTCCGGCAGCCGCACCCATAAAGATCGGTAATGGCTACCGGTTGGTGTCACTTCAAGAGTCGTCGGACGGTGGCCTCGTTGGTCAACTTCAGGTTAACCAGAAAAACGACATTTATGGACCTGATATTCAACTTTTGCAGTTGTACATCAA GCATGAAACTGACGACCGTTTGCGAGTTCACATAAGCGACGCTCAACAACAGCGTTGGGAGGTACCGTACGATCTATTACCGAGATCCCAACCACCGCCGCCGTCACAACTACCCATCCGCCGTTCACCCATCACCGACGCAAAACTCTCCGGCAGCGAACTATCATTCAACTACATTTCCGACCCATTCTCATTCGCCGTCAAACGAACATCAACCGGAGAAACACTTTTCAACTCAACCTCAACCGACCCCACAACAAACTCATTAGTATTTAAAGACCAATATTTAGAAATCTCAACTACATTACCTAAAACGGCGTCGTTGTACGGACTAGGTGAAAACTCACAACCACATGGGATTAAATTGTACCCGAACGACCCGTATACATTATGGACAACGGATCAATCCGCTATTAATTTAAATATGGATCTTTACGGGTCACACCCGGTTTATATGGATTTAAGAAATGTGGGTGGGCAAGCCTACGCACATGGTGTTTTATTGTTGAATAGTAACGGAATGGATGTTTTTTACAAAGGGAGCTCGTTAACGTATAAAGTTATTGGGGGTATTTTTGACTTTTACTTCTTTGCGGGGCCCACTCCGTTAGCCGTGGTGGATCAGTATACGCAGCTTATTGGTCGGCCTGCTCCAATGCCATACTGGTCTCTCG GATTTCACCAATGTAGATGGGGCTACCACAATCTATCTGTTGTAGAAGACGTAGTTGAAAATTATCAAAAAGCTAAAATCCCTCTAGACGTTATTTGGAACGATGATGATCATATGGACGGACACAAAGACTTCACACTCAACCCGAACGCTTACCCTCGTCCTAAACTGCTCGATTTCTTGCAACGAATACACGCTCGTGGTATGAAGTACATTGTCATTATAGACCCCGGTATCGGTGTCAATACGTCTTATGGGACCTACAACCGAGGACTAGCGAAAGACGTTTTTATAAAGTATGAAGGGAAGCCTTATTTGGCCCAAGTTTGGCCCGGACCAGTCAACTTTCCCGATTTTTTAAACCCGACTACTGTTGACTGGTGGGGGGATGAAGTCCGGAGATTTCATGAGCTTGTTCCCGTCGACGGGCTATGGATTGATATGAACGAGGCTTCCAATTTTTGTTCGGGCTTGTGTACGATACCTAAAGGTCAGTGCCCAAATGTATCCGGGCCGGGTTGGGATTGTTGTTTGGATTGTAAGAATATAACTAGCACGCAATGGGATGACCCGCCATATAAGATTAATGCATCAGGTAAACATGTACCGATCGGGTTCAAGACTATAGCTACGAGTGCGGTTCATTATAATGGGGTTCGAGAATATGATGTTCATAGTATGTACGGGTTTTCTCATGCTATTGCCACTCATAAGGCGCTTCAAGCGCTCGAAGGGAAGCGCCCATTTATTTTGTCACGGTCTACTTTTGTTGGGTCGGGCCATTACACGGCCCATTGGACCGGTGACAACCAAGGGACGTGGAATGATATTAAGTATTCGATATATACCATGTTGAATTTCGGTCTTTTTGGTATTCCGATGGTCGGGTCAGATATTTGCGGGTTTTATCCACAACCAACCGAAGAACTATGCAATCGTTGGATTGAGTTAGGTGCGTTTTACCCGTTTTCTAGAGACCACGCGAACTACTATTCACCGAGACAAGAGCTTTACCAATGGGAAAGTGTAGCGATATCAGCTCGTAATGCTTTAGGTATGCGGTACAAACTGCTTCCTTACTTGTACACATTAACATACGAGGCACATAACACGGGAGCACCAATCGCACGTCCCCTGTTTTTCTCATTTCCAAACAACCCTGAATTGTATGGACTCAGCACACAGTTTTTGCTTGGGGAGTCTCTCATGGTCTCCCCAGTTTTAGACCAGGGTCAAACAAACGTATCAGCCGTTTTCCCTGAAGGAACATGGTACAGTTTGTTTGACCCGAGTCAAGCAATAAATGCAAAAGGAACCCAAACTATCGTCCTGCAAGCTCCCTTGCACGTGATCAATGTCCATTTATATCAAAACACAATTCTTCCAATGCAAAAGGGAGGATTGAGATCAAAAGACGCCCGAATGACACCGTTTACTCTACTAGTAACGTTCCCGGTGGGGGCCACCAATGCACAAGCGAAAGGAAAGCTCTACCTCGATGACGACGAGCTTCCTGAGATGAGACTCGGGAACGGTCAGTCAACGTACATTGATTTTACCGCTACCGCGTCTAAACAAATGGTCCAAGTGTCATCAAATGTTATGGAGAGTAAGTTTGCTCTTGATAAAGGATGGATCATTGAGAAAATAACGGTTTTGGGATCGAGTGGAGTTGGGGGATCGTTTGCAGTCGAGGTTGAGGGTGATTCGGACATATTGGACTTGTCGAAAGTGGATTTGGTTGAAACCGAGCATAAGTTTTTGGACACTTCAAATGATGGCGTAAAGAGTGTGATGGTTGAAGTTGGAGGGTTGAGTATACCGATTGGTAAAAGGTTTACAATGTCATGGAGAATGGGCATCAGTTAG